One genomic window of Corallococcus exiguus includes the following:
- a CDS encoding OmpA family protein, translating into MLDWEQMNSGIWLYLQTSRWMPQQSGVQTCLTAIPLQPGRDLTDDARMGPALHRCAVGGAALGLLLLATPARAQDATPLPTFSLERLDPNPGLGPLTMGSGELLAPGALRISLLAHYQRRSLTVRNGPDEYPLVLSRSTGVVSLAVGVLPWLELQAQLPGVIHQSGADVSTVLSISPPSRSGLGAPRLAARLGLLGTSAPEAFHLALDLDVRLPVGGSGALARDQGVRGQGRLMMGKRWGPVAPALEVGVLLRRAVSTDSGVDSLNGVGNELRAGVGLTVGYALRAEVSALGAYSWRQQRTSGELLGGLRYAPARPWEFFALGGAGLGAEPGAPRYRVLAGFALLFDKPPPPPPEDIVYELVQGLPRAPAEPQLEPEPTPSEPPPPEPAKDEPVSETDSDGDGVVDVLDACIHERGTREHGGCPETGDSLVTLTRERLVLHGQVFFEVGATTLPGRSRVLDQVARVLLEHPEVERVVIEGHTDAEGSSASNQRLSLARAEAVREYLVRKGVPAHRLEARGLGARRPAGSNGTPAGRGENRRAELLLILGEPTSARTVPAPPPP; encoded by the coding sequence ATGCTTGACTGGGAGCAGATGAACTCGGGGATCTGGCTGTACTTGCAGACGTCGCGCTGGATGCCCCAGCAGTCCGGCGTCCAGACGTGTCTGACCGCCATTCCCCTTCAGCCCGGGCGGGACCTGACGGATGATGCGCGCATGGGTCCGGCCTTGCACCGATGCGCAGTGGGCGGGGCCGCGCTGGGGCTGTTGCTGCTCGCAACCCCCGCGCGTGCCCAGGACGCCACGCCCCTGCCCACGTTCTCCCTGGAGCGCCTGGACCCGAACCCGGGCCTGGGGCCCCTGACGATGGGGAGCGGGGAGCTGCTGGCGCCCGGAGCGCTGCGGATCTCCCTGCTGGCGCACTACCAGCGGAGATCGCTGACGGTCCGCAACGGGCCGGACGAATACCCGCTCGTCCTGTCCCGGTCCACCGGAGTGGTGTCGCTGGCCGTCGGCGTGCTGCCCTGGCTGGAGCTTCAGGCCCAGCTTCCTGGCGTCATCCATCAGAGCGGCGCGGACGTGAGCACCGTGCTGTCCATCTCCCCGCCGTCACGCAGCGGACTGGGGGCGCCGCGGCTCGCTGCCCGACTGGGGCTGCTGGGGACCTCCGCTCCCGAGGCCTTCCACCTGGCGCTCGACCTGGACGTGCGGTTGCCCGTGGGTGGTTCGGGCGCACTCGCGCGTGATCAGGGCGTCCGTGGACAGGGACGGCTCATGATGGGCAAGCGCTGGGGGCCCGTGGCTCCGGCGCTGGAAGTGGGCGTGCTCCTGCGTCGCGCCGTTTCGACGGACTCCGGCGTGGACAGCCTCAACGGCGTCGGCAATGAGCTGCGCGCCGGCGTGGGACTGACGGTGGGGTATGCCCTGCGCGCGGAGGTGTCGGCGCTCGGCGCGTATTCGTGGCGGCAGCAGCGCACCAGCGGAGAGCTGCTGGGCGGCCTGCGCTACGCACCGGCGCGGCCCTGGGAGTTCTTCGCGTTGGGCGGCGCGGGCCTGGGCGCGGAGCCGGGCGCGCCCCGTTACCGGGTGCTCGCGGGATTCGCCCTGCTCTTCGACAAGCCGCCACCTCCGCCTCCGGAGGACATCGTCTACGAGCTCGTCCAGGGGCTCCCTCGTGCTCCCGCCGAGCCACAGCTCGAACCCGAACCCACACCTTCAGAACCTCCTCCTCCCGAGCCCGCCAAGGACGAGCCTGTCTCCGAGACCGACTCGGATGGTGACGGTGTCGTGGATGTGTTGGACGCCTGCATCCACGAGCGGGGAACCCGAGAGCACGGCGGCTGCCCGGAGACGGGTGACTCGCTCGTCACGTTGACCCGGGAGCGACTCGTCCTCCATGGCCAGGTCTTCTTCGAGGTCGGCGCGACGACGCTGCCGGGCCGTTCTCGCGTCCTGGATCAGGTGGCGCGGGTGCTGCTGGAGCATCCCGAAGTGGAACGCGTCGTCATCGAAGGGCACACGGATGCGGAGGGGTCGTCGGCATCCAACCAGCGCCTGTCCCTCGCTCGCGCGGAGGCCGTGCGCGAGTACCTCGTGCGAAAGGGCGTCCCGGCTCACCGGTTGGAAGCCCGGGGCCTCGGTGCGCGCCGGCCCGCGGGCTCCAACGGAACGCCGGCAGGGCGGGGTG